A single genomic interval of Anser cygnoides isolate HZ-2024a breed goose chromosome 7, Taihu_goose_T2T_genome, whole genome shotgun sequence harbors:
- the GRK5 gene encoding G protein-coupled receptor kinase 5 isoform X4, which translates to MMKYLTPESPAFVPEVSQDLIQQTEEKLENSPCKELFSHCTKSVLDHLSGEPFQEYLNSMYFDRFLQWKWLERQPVTKNTFRQYRVLGKGGFGEVCACQVRATGKMYACKRLEKKRIKKRKGESMALNEKQILEKVNSQFVVNLAYAYETKDALCLVLTIMNGGDLKFHIYNMGNPGFEEERALFYAAEILCGLEDLHRENTVYRDLKPENILLDDYGHIRISDLGLAVKIPEGESIRGRVGTVGYMAPEVLNNQRYTLSPDYWGLGCLIYEMIAGQSPFRGRKEKVKREEVDRRVLETEEVYSHKFSEEAKSICKMLLTKDMKQRLGCQGEGATEVKRHPFFKSMNFKRLEAGMLDPPFVPDPRAVYCKDVLDIEQFSTVKGVNLDQTDDDFYSKFSTGSVSIPWQNEMIETECFKELNVFGPNGTISPDLNKSFPPEPPKKGLLQRIFKRQHQNNSKSSPNSKASLNHHINSNHVSSNSTGSS; encoded by the exons TCTCCAGCCTTCGTTCCAGAAGTCAGTCAAGATCTTATCCAACAGACAGAGGAAAAACTCGAAAACAGCCCTTGCAAAGAGCTATTCTCTCACTGTACAAA ATCTGTCCTTGACCACCTCAGTGGGGAACCATTCCAAGAGTACCTAAACAGCATGTACTTCGACAGGTTTCTCCAGTGGAAGTGGTTGGAAAG gcAACCAGTAACGAAAAACACGTTTAGGCAGTACAGGGTGCTAGGGAAAGGCGGCTTTGGGGAG GTCTGCGCTTGCCAAGTCCGAGCAACAGGGAAGATGTACGCCTGCAAAAGATTagagaagaagagaataaaaaagaggaaaggcgAATCCATGGCActaaatgaaaagcagattttagaAAAAGTCAATAGTCAGTTTGTA GTCAATTTAGCCTACGCCTATGAAACAAAGGATGCACTGTGTTTAGTTCTGACCATAATGAATGGAGGTGACCTGAAGTTTCATATCTACAACATGGGAAACCCAGGCTTTGAAGAGGAAAGAGCTTTGTTTTATGCAGCAGAGATTCTCTGTGGTTTAGAAGACcttcacagagaaaatacagtatATAG AGATTTGAAGCCAGAAAATATCCTGCTAGATGATTATG gcCATATTAGAATATCTGATTTGGGCCTAGCTGTTAAAATCCCTGAGGGTGAATCAATCCGTGGAAGGGTAGGAACAGTAGGGTATATGG CTCCAGAAGTGTTGAACAACCAGAGATATACACTCAGCCCTGACTACTGGGGGCTGGGCTGTCTCATTTATGAAATGATTGCTGGGCAATCACCATTTCgtggaaggaaagagaaggtgAAGAGGGAAGAAGTGGACAGAAGAGTGCTGGAGACAGAGGAGGTGTACTCCCATAAGTTTTCTGAGGAGGCCAAgtccatctgtaaaatg CTCCTCACCAAAGACATGAAGCAGCGGCTGGGTTGTCAAGGGGAAGGCGCAACAGAAGTGAAGAGGCACCCCTTTTTCAAGAGCATGAATTTCAAGCGGTTGGAAGCAGGAATGCTGGATCCTCCCTTTGTCCCTGAT CCCAGAGCAGTATACTGCAAGGATGTGTTAGACATCGAGCAATTCTCCACAGTGAAAGGAGTAAACCTGGACCAAACAGATGATGATTTCTATTCCAAGTTTTCCACAGGATCCGTGTCTATTCCATGGCAAAATGAG ATGATAGAAACAGAGTGTTTTAAAGAACTAAATGTGTTTGGACCAAATGGTACTATTTCACCAGACCTAAATAAAAGCTTCCCTCCAGAGCCACCCAAGAAAGGATTGCTACAGAGAATATTTAAACGGCAG
- the GRK5 gene encoding G protein-coupled receptor kinase 5 isoform X5, whose amino-acid sequence MYFDRFLQWKWLERQPVTKNTFRQYRVLGKGGFGEVCACQVRATGKMYACKRLEKKRIKKRKGESMALNEKQILEKVNSQFVVNLAYAYETKDALCLVLTIMNGGDLKFHIYNMGNPGFEEERALFYAAEILCGLEDLHRENTVYRDLKPENILLDDYGHIRISDLGLAVKIPEGESIRGRVGTVGYMAPEVLNNQRYTLSPDYWGLGCLIYEMIAGQSPFRGRKEKVKREEVDRRVLETEEVYSHKFSEEAKSICKMLLTKDMKQRLGCQGEGATEVKRHPFFKSMNFKRLEAGMLDPPFVPDPRAVYCKDVLDIEQFSTVKGVNLDQTDDDFYSKFSTGSVSIPWQNEMIETECFKELNVFGPNGTISPDLNKSFPPEPPKKGLLQRIFKRQHQNNSKSSPNSKASLNHHINSNHVSSNSTGSS is encoded by the exons ATGTACTTCGACAGGTTTCTCCAGTGGAAGTGGTTGGAAAG gcAACCAGTAACGAAAAACACGTTTAGGCAGTACAGGGTGCTAGGGAAAGGCGGCTTTGGGGAG GTCTGCGCTTGCCAAGTCCGAGCAACAGGGAAGATGTACGCCTGCAAAAGATTagagaagaagagaataaaaaagaggaaaggcgAATCCATGGCActaaatgaaaagcagattttagaAAAAGTCAATAGTCAGTTTGTA GTCAATTTAGCCTACGCCTATGAAACAAAGGATGCACTGTGTTTAGTTCTGACCATAATGAATGGAGGTGACCTGAAGTTTCATATCTACAACATGGGAAACCCAGGCTTTGAAGAGGAAAGAGCTTTGTTTTATGCAGCAGAGATTCTCTGTGGTTTAGAAGACcttcacagagaaaatacagtatATAG AGATTTGAAGCCAGAAAATATCCTGCTAGATGATTATG gcCATATTAGAATATCTGATTTGGGCCTAGCTGTTAAAATCCCTGAGGGTGAATCAATCCGTGGAAGGGTAGGAACAGTAGGGTATATGG CTCCAGAAGTGTTGAACAACCAGAGATATACACTCAGCCCTGACTACTGGGGGCTGGGCTGTCTCATTTATGAAATGATTGCTGGGCAATCACCATTTCgtggaaggaaagagaaggtgAAGAGGGAAGAAGTGGACAGAAGAGTGCTGGAGACAGAGGAGGTGTACTCCCATAAGTTTTCTGAGGAGGCCAAgtccatctgtaaaatg CTCCTCACCAAAGACATGAAGCAGCGGCTGGGTTGTCAAGGGGAAGGCGCAACAGAAGTGAAGAGGCACCCCTTTTTCAAGAGCATGAATTTCAAGCGGTTGGAAGCAGGAATGCTGGATCCTCCCTTTGTCCCTGAT CCCAGAGCAGTATACTGCAAGGATGTGTTAGACATCGAGCAATTCTCCACAGTGAAAGGAGTAAACCTGGACCAAACAGATGATGATTTCTATTCCAAGTTTTCCACAGGATCCGTGTCTATTCCATGGCAAAATGAG ATGATAGAAACAGAGTGTTTTAAAGAACTAAATGTGTTTGGACCAAATGGTACTATTTCACCAGACCTAAATAAAAGCTTCCCTCCAGAGCCACCCAAGAAAGGATTGCTACAGAGAATATTTAAACGGCAG